The sequence TCTGACCGACGCGGAGCGCGTCTTCACCTACCGGGCCCTTCGATTCGCGCGCAACGACAGCGCCGAGCTGCCCGGATTCGACGAGAACCTGTGGGCGCCGGCGAGCTTCGCCGATCGACGGCCGATCGAGGAGCTGGCCGACGAGTACCGGGCGGTTCGCGCGGCGACCGTCGCCCTGTACCGCTCGTTCGAGCCCGACTGGCTGGTGCGCCGCGGAGTGGCGAGCGGCCACGTGATGAGCGTCCGGGCGCTGGCCTGGGTCTGCGCCGGACACGAGAATCACCATCGCGAGATCCTGCGCGAGCGCTACGACCTGGCCTGAGGGGCGGTGGCGGGGGCGGGCGAACGCGCGGTGAGTGCTGGCCGTGCGGCGCGATCTCGCTTAGATTCATCCGTGGCCCCGCTCCCCCCTGGGACCGCCCGGG comes from Candidatus Sulfotelmatobacter sp. and encodes:
- a CDS encoding DinB family protein; translation: MPAILKVERPVAGEFAPYYGRYIERITTDDALPVLESQIEETHRALRALTDKRALHRYATGKWSVKEVVQHLTDAERVFTYRALRFARNDSAELPGFDENLWAPASFADRRPIEELADEYRAVRAATVALYRSFEPDWLVRRGVASGHVMSVRALAWVCAGHENHHREILRERYDLA